The following is a genomic window from Azospirillaceae bacterium.
AAGGCCTGCTGGCGGTCCGGCCAGTCGCGACCGGCGGCCCAGCCGGTATCAACCACCAGCAACATGGGGCCGCCCCCCACGGCGACGGCGGCGTCGGGATGCAGCAGCGGCCGCGCCAAGCCCACGATCAGCAGGGCCGACAGGACCAGGCGCAGCACCAGCAGCCACCAGGGCGTGCGTGCGGGCGTCTCCTCCTTCGCGGTCAGGCCCAGCAGCAGGCGCAGGGCGGGGAAGGTGATGCGCTTGGGGGCGGGCGGCGTCAGGCGCAGCAGCCACCACAGGCCCGGCAGCAGGACCAGGGCCCACAGCACCCACGGGCTGGCGAAGGCCATCAGGCGCCCCCTTCCATGGAATGGGCGACACCGGCATGGGCGGCGGCTGCGCGGACGCTTTCCTGGCCCAGGGCGCCCCATAGGCCCAGCAGGGCGGCCTGGGGCGGCTGGTCGGTATGGTGCAGACCGAAGGTCCAGCCATTGGCGCGGGCGATCTGCGCCAGGCCGGCGCGGTGGGCGGCCAGCCGCTCGCGATAGCTGTCGCGCAGGCTGTCCACCCGGGGCACCAGCAGGCGGTCGTCGCCGGCCACGGCGCGGAACTCCACCCGGCCTTCATAGGGCAGGGTCTCTTCCGCCGGGTCCAGGATCTGCAGCAGGTGGCCGCGCAAGCCCGCACCGGCATGGAAGGCGACGGCGGCCTGGATCCGGTCCAGCGGCGCCAGCAAATCGCCCATCACCACCAGCCGGGCGTGGCGGGTCAGGGGCAGGGCCGGCGGCACCGCCAGGGGGGCGGCATCAGCCCGCGACAGCGCCATGGCCAGCGGCTCCAGCGCCGTGCGGCCGGGCTGCGGCCGGGGGCCGCCCACCAAACCGACCCGTTCGCCGCCCCGTACTAGAAGGCAGGCCAGCGCCAGGGCCAGCAGGTCGGCGCGTTCCCGCTTCAGCGGCAATTCCGGACCGGAACGCCAGTCCATGGCCGGCGTCGCGTCGCGCCACAGCCAGACGCTCTGCGCCGCCTCCCACTCATTCTCGCGGACGAAGACGTGGTCGCCCTTGGCCGACTGGCGCCAGTCGATCTGGTCGGTGTCGTCGCCCTGCTGATAGCGGCGGAACTGCCAGAAGGCCTCGCCCGTGCCCACGCGCCGGCGGCCGTGCAGGCCGGGCGCCACGGTGGATGCCACCCGCTCCGCCGCCACCAGCAGGGGCGGCAGGCGCTGGGCCAGGACATCGGCGCGGTCGCGCAGGCGGGAGGCCGCCTGCCTTTGCGCCGATGGGGGATGGGGGCGGGCGTCGGACGGGGACATCAGGCCAGCGGCGCGCACAGGCCGTCGATGACGGTATCCAGGGTGATGCCTTCGGCGCGCGCGCTGAAGTTCAGCGCCATGCGGTGGCGCAGCACCGGCTTGGCCAGGGCCACCACGTCATCCAGCGACGGGGTGTAGCGCCCGTCCATCAGCGCCCGCGCCCGGCTGGCCAGCATCAGCGCCTGGGCGGCACGGGGGCCGGGGCCCCAGGCCACGTGGCGGCGCACATCGGCCACGTCGGTCATTTCCGGCCGGCCCCGGCGCACCAGGTCCAGGATGCCGTCCACCACGCTGTCGCCCACCGGCACGCGGCGCACCAGTTCCTGGGCCGCCTGCAATTCCACCGCCGTCAGCACGGGGCGGACGGTGGCGGCGGTGGCGCCGGTGGTGGCGATCATCATCTGCCGTTCGGCGTCGCGCTCCGGATATGTCACGTCCACCTGCAGCAGGAAACGGTCCAGCTGCGCCTCGGGCAGGGGATAGGTCCCCTCCTGCTCCAGCGGGTTCTGGGTCGCCAGCACGTGGAAGGGGCGGGGCAGGGGATGGTAATGGCCGGCCACCGACACGCGGCCTTCCTGCATGGCCTGCAGCAGCGCCGACTGGGTGCGCGGGCTGGCGCGGTTGATCTCGTCCGCCATCAGCAGCTGGGCGAACACCGGGCCGGGGATGAAGC
Proteins encoded in this region:
- a CDS encoding DUF58 domain-containing protein; translated protein: MSPSDARPHPPSAQRQAASRLRDRADVLAQRLPPLLVAAERVASTVAPGLHGRRRVGTGEAFWQFRRYQQGDDTDQIDWRQSAKGDHVFVRENEWEAAQSVWLWRDATPAMDWRSGPELPLKRERADLLALALACLLVRGGERVGLVGGPRPQPGRTALEPLAMALSRADAAPLAVPPALPLTRHARLVVMGDLLAPLDRIQAAVAFHAGAGLRGHLLQILDPAEETLPYEGRVEFRAVAGDDRLLVPRVDSLRDSYRERLAAHRAGLAQIARANGWTFGLHHTDQPPQAALLGLWGALGQESVRAAAAHAGVAHSMEGGA
- a CDS encoding MoxR family ATPase, with translation MDIENTGLKLAAVRAMIGQAIFGQEEAIDLSLVTLLAGGHLLLVGVPGLAKTRLVETLGIVLGLDERRVQCTPDLMPADILGSEVLEEGEQGRRAFRFIPGPVFAQLLMADEINRASPRTQSALLQAMQEGRVSVAGHYHPLPRPFHVLATQNPLEQEGTYPLPEAQLDRFLLQVDVTYPERDAERQMMIATTGATAATVRPVLTAVELQAAQELVRRVPVGDSVVDGILDLVRRGRPEMTDVADVRRHVAWGPGPRAAQALMLASRARALMDGRYTPSLDDVVALAKPVLRHRMALNFSARAEGITLDTVIDGLCAPLA